In the Phaseolus vulgaris cultivar G19833 chromosome 7, P. vulgaris v2.0, whole genome shotgun sequence genome, one interval contains:
- the LOC137827646 gene encoding sec-independent protein translocase protein TATC, chloroplastic codes for MLRLTMGLVTTTVPMNVVPQFGSLRTSIRVGNPSGLSLPLSRSQKRSRSFVCLAVDDDLRQEQQDLSTTATGLGSALEERPDPFKSTSEEMQGNFEQDGGRGAIYDFLYPSKELLPDDKEMSVFDHLEELRQRIFVSVLAVGASILGCFTFSKELILILEAPVKSQGVRFLQLAPGEFFFTTLKVSGYCGLLLGSPIILYEIIAFILPGLTKAERRFLGPIVLGSSVLFYAGITFSYLVLTPAALNFFVNYAEGAVESIWSIDQYFEFVLVLMFSTGLSFQVPVIQFLLGQLGLVSGDQMLSIWRYVVVGAVVAAAIVTPSTDPLTQVLLAAPLLGLYLGGAWMVKLIGR; via the exons ATGTTACGGCTCACCATGGGATTGGTAACCACCACTGTTCCCATGAACGTCGTTCCTCAGTTCGGGTCGCTCCGAACATCCATTCGGGTCGGAAACCCATCCGGGTTGAGCCTCCCTCTTTCACGGTCACAGAAGAGGAGTAGGAGCTTTGTTTGCTTGGCTGTGGATGACGACCTCAGACAGGAGCAGCAGGACTTGAGTACCACCGCTACTGGGTTGGGCTCCGCCCTTGAAGAAAGGCCCG ATCCTTTTAAGAGTACATCAGAAGAAATGCAGGGAAATTTTGAGCAAGATGGTGGACGAGGTGCTATCTATGATTTTCTTTATCCCAGTAAAGAGCTTCTTCCTGATGATAAAGAAATGAGTGTATTTGATCATCTTGAAGAGCTGCGGCAGAGAATCTTTGTATCAGTTTTAGCCGTTGGAGCTAGCATTTTGGGATGCTTTACATTTTCAAAAGAACTGATATTGATTCTTGAAGCCCCTGTTAAATCACAGGGTGTAAGATTTCTTCAGCTGGCTCCTGGTGAATTTTTCTTTACAACTTTAAAG GTGTCTGGATACTGTGGCCTTCTCTTGGGAAGTCCCATCATCCTCTATGAAATCATAGCCTTTATACTTCCAGGTCTTACAAAAGCGGAAAGAAGATTTCTAGGACCGATTGTTTTAGGCTCATCAGTTCTTTTCTATGCGGGAATAACTTTCTCCTACTTAGTTCTGACACCTGCAGCATTAAATTTCTTTGTTAACTACGCTGAAGGTGCTGTTGAATCAATATGGTCCATTGATCAATACTTTGAATTTGTTCTTGTGCTTATGTTCAGTACAGGCTTATCTTTCCAG GTACCTGTCATTCAATTTCTATTGGGACAACTTGGACTGGTGTCCGGAGACCAGATGCTATCAATTTGGAGGTATGTTGTGGTTGGTGCAGTTGTGGCAGCTGCTATAGTTACGCCATCTACTGATCCTCTCACTCAAGTTCTTCTAGCAGCACCTTTATTGGGTCTTTACCTAGGTGGCGCATGGATGGTCAAGCTTATTGGACGGTGA
- the LOC137827645 gene encoding uncharacterized protein: MAIRSKKEKEHLNLVLGSHLATIHETLQVLDQTPPSSSTKVTWDDVMKMGDQVSKQATTVGMLWTGEQPESKAIEENMASYFNNLQGFLLVSHGSTVGAGPTLSSAVHASVKQVVDSSFRLMKETISLYGTHCKDQKLTVPQLVGPVWDACSALKKTPSTNVTAIGRGMTQVAVSVKDVLREMKELKPASFDDQVDETSNESCPEAESVSHDGNSSEDDLGNDLSPEEMRVAERSIEVVSDTLSVIKVLIHSIIGLLKVEKPNDNSSFVNSMEKLLQLCQELGRQIDEIGACLYPPQEIPAIKAGLEKILSIIDTMQVEAEELLGASAAFMEPCNGLRSSLKQFASELGNPSTTDEAVEAVEARVENITLTDK, from the exons ATGGCTATAAGATCCAAGAAAGAGAAAGAACATCTCAATCTAGTGCTTGGTTCCCACCTCGCCACTATCCATGAAACGCTCCAG GTTTTGGATCAAACACCGCCGTCTTCTTCTACCAAAGTCACCTGGGACGATGTCATGAAGATGGGAGACCAAGTTTCTAAACAAGCAACTACAG TGGGAATGCTTTGGACCGGGGAGCAGCCAGAGTCCAAAGCAATTGAGGAAAATATGGCATCATACTTCAACAATCTACAAGGTTTCCTTTTGGTTTCCCATGGTAGTACAGTTGGTGCGGGGCCTACTCTGTCTTCTGCTGTTCATGCATCCGTGAAGCAAGTTGTTGATTCCAGCTTCAGGTTGATGAAGGAAACAATCTCTTTATATG GGACCCACTGCAAAGACCAGAAACTAACAGTACCTCAATTGGTTGGTCCTGTATGGGATGCATGTTCTGCTCTTAAAAAGACTCCTTCCACAAATGTTACAGCAATTGGACGAGGAATGACGCAGGTTGCTGTCTCAGTGAAGGATGTTCTTCGTGAAATGAAAGAATTGAAACCTGCTTCATTCGATGATCAAGTTGATGAAACTTCCAATGAGAGTTGTCCTGAAGCAGAGTCAGTTTCCCATGATGGTAATTCAAGTGAAGATGATTTAGGGAATGACTTGTCGCCTGAAGAGATGAGAGTGGCTGAAAGATCAATTGAGGTGGTCTCTGATACACTTTCAGTTATAAAAGTACTCATTCACTCCATCATCGGCTTGCTTAAGGTGGAAAAACCAAATGACAACAGCAGTTTTGTAAATTCCATGGAGAAATTGTTGCAATTGTGTCAGGAACTTGGTCGACAGATTGATGAAATTGGAGCATGCCTTTATCCCCCACAAGAGATTCCTGCCATAAAGGCAGGTTTGGAGAAAATCCTCAGCATTATTGATACTATGCAAGTGGAGGCAGAAGAACTTTTAGGCGCATCAGCTGCATTTATGGAGCCATGCAATGGCTTGAGGAGTTCACTGAAACAGTTTGCATCTGAACTAGGTAATCCTAGTACTACCGATGAAGCCGTTGAAGCCGTCGAAGCCAGAGTGGAAAATATAACATTAACCGATAAGTAG
- the LOC137829539 gene encoding palmitoyl-acyl carrier protein thioesterase, chloroplastic-like: MRTMATTFSYPTSTYFVRSCSIRENHDQVKQIRTNGSFRSPIKVETLSQIAGTTSTTLGQAVTVDENGLRQNIPTKKQLVDPHRQGLITEGGVGYRQTVVIRSYEVGADKTATLESIFNLLQETALNHVWMSGLLGDGFGATHGMVRNDLIWVVSRMQVLIDYYPIWGEVVEIDTWVGASGKNGMRRDWLIRSQATGHIFGRATSTWVMMNRKTRRLSKMPEEVRAEVAPWFIEKQAIEEDAQEKIVKLDKEAKYMNSDLKPKRSDLDMNQHVNNVKYVRWMLETIPDQIQERHQLSSITLEYRRECGSSDIVQSLCEPEEDEKLYGVVEPDYCTNLLNGLSSDIINGSGVLTYLEQRPLRYTHLLQIKGEKQNNEIVRGRTRWKRKIVTMPFST; this comes from the exons ATGAGAACAATGGCTACCACTTTCTCATATCCAACCTCTACCTACTTTGTGAGGTCTTGTTCCATCAGAGAAAACCATGACCAAGTTAAGCAGATCAGAACTAATGGGAGTTTTAGGTCGCCAATTAAAGTTGAGACACTCAGCCAAATAGCTGGAACTACTTCCACCACTCTGGGTCAAGCTGTTACAGTTGATGAAAATGGTCTGCGCCAAAACATCCCAACAAAGAAGCAATTGGTTGATCCTCATCGCCAAGGGCTCATCACTGAAGGTGGAGTTGGTTATAGACAGACCGTTGTCATTAGGTCCTATGAAGTTGGAGCTGATAAAACTGCCACGCTTGAGAGCATCTTCAATCTTCTTCAG GAAACAGCATTAAACCATGTTTGGATGTCTGGGCTGCTCGGTGATGGGTTTGGGGCGACACATGGAATGGTGAGGAACGATCTCATTTGGGTTGTCTCAAGAATGCAAGTTCTGATTGATTACTATCCCATCTG GGGAGAGGTAGTTGAAATTGACACATGGGTTGGAGCATCAGGCAAGAATGGAATGCGGCGGGACTGGCTGATAAGGAGCCAAGCCACAGGCCACATTTTTGGTCGTGCAACAAG CACGTGGGTGATGATGAACCGTAAAACAAGACGCCTTTCCAAAATGCCAGAAGAGGTGAGAGCAGAAGTTGCACCTTGGTTTATAGAGAAGCAAGCAATAGAGGAAGATGCTCAAGAAAAGATAGTCAAATTGGATAAAGAGGCAAAATACATGAATTCAGATTTGAAG CCCAAGAGAAGTGATTTGGATATGAACCAACATGTTAATAATGTGAAGTATGTAAGATGGATGCTAGAG ACCATCCCAGACCAAATTCAGGAGCGGCACCAATTATCTAGTATCACACTAGAGTACAGAAGGGAGTGTGGAAGCTCAGATATAGTTCAATCATTGTGTGAACCTGAAGAGGATGAAAAACTTTATGGTGTGGTAGAACCAGATTACTGCACAAATCTTCTGAATGGGTTATCATCAGATATTATAAATGGTAGTGGAGTGCTGACTTACCTTGAGCAGAGGCCATTAAGGTATACACACCTTCTACAAATCAAAGGAGAGAAACAAAACAATGAAATTGTCCGAGGAAGGACAAGATGGAAGAGGAAGATTGTTACAATGCCATTTTCCACTTAG
- the LOC137827644 gene encoding origin of replication complex subunit 4 has product MEPENHKTMAVNVLRSRICDPKFIFNNDYPDSNYSKLKFMISSSVTEACNNSILLLGPRGSGKSAVLEVVIQDLLQEYPDSISVIRLNGLLHCDDISAFKEIARQLCMEHQLLFSKAASFDDNSQFMVAILKECGLAHKTIIFVLEEFDLFARGKQRLLYSLLDAMQSITSQAVVLGISCRLDADQLLEKRVRSRFSHRKLLFLPPSMEDSQKLLIHMLTLPIDSSFPHDYAVEFNRKVQNIIEDRKFKETIKKYLNVDSCIKHLLRFLFCAVSHMDMQTGFLSQENFEIAFSSIQRQPKLECLRNCSNLELHILVCMKRLEVKEQSLCNFNSVMKEYKSMHDSFRTSEYYSRNVCLRAFEHLIHREMICFTDNRGQSLTVEFRPVKLLISSAELHQGLKAYSSCPAYLLKLMDREG; this is encoded by the exons ATGGAGCCAGAAAATCACAAAACGATGGCAGTGAACGTGCTTCGAAGCAGAATCTGCGACCCCAAATTCATCTTCAACAACGATTATCCAGACAGCAACTACAG CAAACTGAAATTCATGATATCGAGTTCAGTGACGGAGGCGTGCAACAATTCTATTCTGCTTCTCGGTCCGCGCGGCTCCGGAAAGAGCGCG GTTTTGGAAGTTGTCATTCAAGATTTGCTGCAAGAGTATCCAGACTCGATTTCAGTG ATAAGGTTGAATGGGCTTTTACATTGTGATGACATCTCTGCATTCAAG GAAATAGCTAGGCAGTTATGCATGGAGCATCAATTGCTATTCTCAAAAGCG GCATCATTTGATGACAACTCCCAGTTTATGGTTGCCATTCTAAA GGAATGCGGATTAGCAcataaaacaattatatttgttcTAGAAGAGTTTGACTTGTTTGCTCGG GGTAAACAGCGGTTACTTTATAGCTTGCTGGATGCAATGCAATCAATAACATCACAGGCTGTTGTACTTGGCATTAGTTGCCGTTTG GATGCAGATCAACTGTTGGAGAAAAGAGTACGATCTCGGTTTTCACATAGAAAGCTGTTGTTCTTACCACCTTCAATGGAAGATTCACAGAA GTTACTTATACACATGTTGACATTACCAATCGATTCAAGCTTTCCACATGATTATGCTGTTGAATTTAACAGGAAGGTCCAA AATATTATAGAAGATAGAAAGTTCAAAGaaaccataaaaaaatatttaaatgttgATTCCTGTATCAAACATTTGCTGAGGTTCCT ATTCTGTGCAGTCTCTCATATGGATATGCAGACTGGGTTCCTGTCTCAGGAGAACTTTGAAATTGCATTTTCAAGCATCCAGAGGCAGCCCAAACTAGAATGTTTAAGAA ATTGTTCCAATTTAGAACTTCATATTTTGGTTTGCATGAAGAGATTGGAAGTTAAAGAGCAAAGTTTATGCAACTTCAATTCTGTAATGAAAG AGTATAAAAGCATGCATGATTCCTTCCGGACTTCTGAGTATTATTCAAGAAATGTCTGCTTACGG GCATTTGAACACCTTATACATCGTGAGATGATATGTTTCACGGACAATAGAGGCCAAAGTTTGACTGTTGAATTCCGCCCTGTAAAGCTTTTAATTTCATCTGCTGAACTACATCAGGGACTTAAAGCGTATAGTTCATGTCCT GCTTACCTTTTAAAGTTAATGGACCGTGAAGGCTAA